In the genome of Nocardioides marmoribigeumensis, one region contains:
- the priA gene encoding bifunctional 1-(5-phosphoribosyl)-5-((5-phosphoribosylamino)methylideneamino)imidazole-4-carboxamide isomerase/phosphoribosylanthranilate isomerase PriA translates to MSAYLELLPAVDVQGGRAVQLVQGVAGSEKTFGDPVEAALRWQEAGAEWIHLVDLDAAFGRGHNRELLAEIVGRVDVQVEMSGGIRDDESLAAAMATGCRRVNIGTAALEQPEWCARAIADHGDRVAVGLDVRGRTLAARGWTRDGGDLYDVLERLDAEGCARYVVTDVNKDGMLQGPNLDLLRDVCASTDKPVVASGGITELDDLRALQTLLDVGVEGAIIGTALYEGRFTLADALALTLPGS, encoded by the coding sequence ATGTCCGCCTACCTCGAGCTGCTGCCTGCTGTCGACGTCCAGGGCGGTCGTGCCGTCCAGCTGGTGCAGGGCGTGGCCGGGTCGGAGAAGACCTTCGGTGACCCGGTCGAGGCGGCGCTGCGCTGGCAGGAGGCGGGCGCCGAGTGGATCCACCTGGTCGACCTCGACGCGGCGTTCGGTCGCGGGCACAACCGTGAGCTCCTCGCCGAGATCGTCGGCCGCGTCGACGTCCAGGTCGAGATGAGCGGCGGCATCCGCGACGACGAGTCGCTGGCGGCCGCGATGGCCACGGGCTGCCGCCGGGTCAACATCGGCACCGCGGCCCTCGAGCAGCCGGAGTGGTGCGCCCGCGCGATCGCCGACCACGGCGACCGGGTGGCGGTGGGTCTCGACGTCCGGGGCCGCACCCTCGCCGCCCGCGGGTGGACGCGCGACGGCGGAGACCTCTACGACGTGCTCGAGCGGCTCGACGCCGAGGGCTGCGCCCGCTACGTCGTCACCGACGTCAACAAGGACGGCATGCTCCAGGGCCCCAACCTCGACCTGCTGCGCGACGTCTGCGCCTCCACCGACAAGCCGGTCGTGGCCTCCGGCGGCATCACCGAGCTCGACGACCTCCGCGCGCTCCAGACCCTCCTCGACGTCGGCGTGGAGGGGGCGATCATCGGCACCGCGCTCTACGAGGGCCGGTTCACCCTCGCCGACGCCCTCGCCCTGACCCTCCCCGGATCGTGA
- a CDS encoding MFS transporter — translation MRAALRRPDFARLAASHGLATVAQLMVTLGLGVEVLHRTGSAAWVSVTVALGFAPYAALSGLAGVVADRFPRGRVLAVSAAARAVLVAGVAVGLVAGAPVWLLVAFSALVAVAATPAYPALAAATPQCVTDEELPAANALVTCVENVTWIAGPGVYGVLVLLGLDATTQTLVASALLASAAVVAAGARTPGPAVGAGRGWDEALLGVRLVARVPGVRRPMTLAVVDNLLYGYLVVAVVLLVQDAPDPARWLGRLNAALTLGAVAAMVVVGRLAGGDRVRRTLHVSLAGFAGCVLLVGAVGPGPVALVLLLACGATTLVAEVAAVTLLQRSVEDDVLARLFGVYDQLNVGAIAVGSAVAAPVAGLLGPGLAMGVLAVACVALQAVVAIGRGEPAVAVPGLRDVSGAVAPAR, via the coding sequence GTGAGGGCTGCGCTGCGCCGGCCCGACTTCGCGCGCCTGGCCGCCTCCCACGGCCTCGCGACGGTCGCCCAGCTCATGGTCACGCTGGGCCTCGGCGTCGAGGTGCTCCACCGCACCGGGTCGGCGGCGTGGGTCTCGGTGACGGTCGCGCTCGGCTTCGCGCCGTACGCCGCGCTGTCGGGTCTCGCGGGCGTCGTCGCGGACCGCTTCCCGCGCGGCCGGGTGCTCGCGGTCTCCGCCGCGGCCCGGGCGGTGCTCGTCGCGGGGGTGGCGGTCGGGCTGGTCGCCGGCGCGCCGGTGTGGCTGCTGGTCGCCTTCAGTGCGCTGGTCGCGGTGGCCGCGACGCCGGCGTACCCCGCTCTCGCCGCCGCCACCCCGCAGTGCGTCACCGACGAGGAGCTGCCGGCGGCCAACGCCCTGGTCACGTGCGTGGAGAACGTCACCTGGATCGCCGGGCCGGGGGTCTACGGCGTCCTGGTCCTGCTCGGTCTCGACGCCACCACCCAGACCCTGGTCGCGTCGGCGCTGCTGGCCAGTGCCGCCGTGGTGGCGGCCGGGGCCCGGACCCCGGGACCCGCCGTCGGGGCGGGACGCGGGTGGGACGAGGCGCTGCTCGGGGTGCGCCTCGTCGCCCGCGTGCCCGGCGTGCGCCGACCCATGACGCTCGCGGTCGTGGACAACCTGCTCTACGGCTACCTCGTCGTCGCGGTCGTCCTGCTGGTGCAGGACGCACCGGACCCCGCTCGCTGGCTCGGCCGGCTCAACGCCGCCCTGACGCTGGGGGCCGTGGCGGCGATGGTCGTCGTCGGCCGGCTGGCGGGCGGGGACCGGGTGCGGCGCACGCTGCACGTCTCGCTCGCGGGATTCGCGGGGTGCGTCCTCCTGGTGGGGGCCGTGGGCCCCGGGCCGGTCGCGCTGGTGCTGCTCCTGGCGTGCGGAGCGACCACGCTCGTGGCCGAGGTGGCCGCCGTGACGCTGCTCCAGCGGTCGGTGGAGGACGACGTCCTCGCCCGCCTGTTCGGCGTCTACGACCAGCTCAACGTGGGCGCGATCGCGGTGGGGTCCGCCGTCGCCGCACCGGTCGCGGGGCTGCTCGGTCCCGGGCTGGCGATGGGGGTCCTGGCCGTCGCGTGCGTGGCCCTGCAGGCGGTCGTCGCGATCGGGCGCGGCGAGCCCGCCGTCGCCGTCCCGGGCCTGCGAGACGTGTCGGGGGCGGTGGCGCCGGCTCGATAG
- a CDS encoding type III PLP-dependent enzyme, whose protein sequence is MLLPGVTLIAHRLPAPRTTAAPARVPASTTPLLTVDLATVTSSYGALRAVLPGVQLHYAVKANPSLMVLRTLARAGARWDVASPGEIDLVLGVDPDPSHLSYGNTIKKSADIAYAFARGVRTFVLDCARELDKLTEHAPGSEVLVRITTSGRGADWALGTKFGCGEAEARELLLEAVRRGHRVGVCFHVGSQQRDVHAWDEPLATTARLRAAVRRQGSDLSTVDLGGGFPAHTQVPTPPIAAYGLTIVDAIATHLGPDLPRIIAEPGRFLVADAGELEAEVVLVTERGGTRWVYLDIGLFGGLAETLEEALRYRMTAYRDGAPIEGPVGGVVLAGPTCDSADLLYIKHRPLLPLDLRDGDRVILHATGAYTTAYSSVGFNGFAPLREVDR, encoded by the coding sequence GTGCTCCTCCCCGGCGTGACCCTCATCGCGCACCGCCTCCCTGCCCCTCGTACGACGGCCGCGCCGGCACGGGTGCCGGCGAGCACGACGCCGCTGCTGACCGTGGACCTCGCGACCGTCACCTCGTCGTACGGCGCGCTGCGGGCCGTGCTGCCCGGCGTGCAGCTGCACTACGCCGTGAAGGCCAACCCGTCCCTGATGGTGCTGCGCACCCTGGCCCGGGCCGGTGCCCGCTGGGACGTGGCGAGCCCCGGCGAGATCGACCTGGTGCTCGGGGTCGACCCGGACCCGAGCCACCTGTCCTACGGCAACACGATCAAGAAGTCGGCCGACATCGCCTACGCCTTCGCGCGAGGCGTGCGCACCTTCGTCCTCGACTGCGCGCGGGAGCTGGACAAGCTCACCGAGCACGCGCCCGGGTCGGAGGTGCTGGTCCGGATCACGACCAGCGGCCGCGGCGCGGACTGGGCGCTGGGCACGAAGTTCGGCTGCGGCGAGGCCGAGGCCAGGGAGCTCCTGCTGGAGGCGGTGCGTCGGGGCCACCGGGTGGGGGTGTGCTTCCACGTGGGCAGCCAGCAGCGCGACGTGCACGCCTGGGACGAGCCGCTGGCCACGACCGCGCGACTCCGTGCGGCCGTGCGGCGCCAAGGGTCCGACCTCTCCACCGTCGACCTCGGCGGCGGGTTCCCGGCCCACACGCAGGTCCCGACACCGCCGATCGCGGCGTACGGCCTCACGATCGTCGACGCGATCGCGACCCACCTCGGCCCGGACCTGCCGCGGATCATCGCCGAGCCCGGCCGCTTCCTGGTCGCCGACGCCGGCGAGCTCGAGGCCGAGGTCGTGCTGGTCACCGAGCGCGGCGGCACGCGATGGGTCTACCTCGACATCGGTCTCTTCGGCGGCCTGGCCGAGACGCTGGAGGAGGCGTTGCGCTACCGCATGACCGCCTACCGCGACGGGGCGCCGATCGAGGGCCCGGTCGGGGGTGTGGTGCTCGCCGGCCCGACCTGCGACTCCGCGGACCTGCTCTACATCAAGCACCGTCCGCTGCTCCCGCTCGACCTGCGCGACGGCGACCGCGTCATCCTGCACGCCACGGGCGCCTACACCACGGCGTACTCCTCGGTCGGCTTCAACGGCTTCGCGCCCCTGCGCGAGGTCGACAGGTGA
- the hisH gene encoding imidazole glycerol phosphate synthase subunit HisH, whose amino-acid sequence MTPDVVVLDYGFGNVRSAVRALERAGARVELTADRARAQECDGLVVPGVGAFAACVEGIRAVKGHEVIGRRLAGGRPVLGICVGLQVMFAHGVEHGVDTEGLDEWPGTVERLQAPVVPHMGWNTVEVPEGSRLFSGVAGERFYFVHSYGVRRWELVTNGRTTPPLVTWAEYGGDRFVAAVENGPLCATQFHPEKSGDAGAALLRNWVDSL is encoded by the coding sequence GTGACCCCTGACGTCGTCGTCCTCGACTACGGGTTCGGCAACGTCCGCTCCGCCGTGCGCGCGCTCGAGCGCGCCGGTGCCCGGGTCGAGCTGACCGCCGACCGGGCACGTGCCCAGGAGTGCGACGGGCTCGTCGTCCCCGGTGTCGGTGCGTTCGCGGCGTGCGTCGAGGGCATCCGCGCGGTCAAGGGCCACGAGGTGATCGGACGTCGGCTCGCCGGCGGCCGTCCCGTGCTCGGCATCTGCGTGGGCCTGCAGGTGATGTTCGCCCACGGGGTCGAGCACGGCGTGGACACCGAGGGCCTCGACGAGTGGCCCGGCACCGTCGAGCGGCTGCAGGCCCCGGTCGTGCCCCACATGGGCTGGAACACCGTCGAGGTCCCCGAGGGCTCCCGCCTGTTCAGCGGCGTCGCGGGGGAGCGGTTCTACTTCGTGCACTCCTACGGCGTGCGCCGCTGGGAGCTGGTCACCAACGGCCGCACCACGCCGCCACTGGTCACGTGGGCGGAGTACGGCGGCGACCGCTTCGTCGCCGCGGTCGAGAACGGCCCGTTGTGCGCCACGCAGTTCCACCCCGAGAAGTCGGGCGACGCCGGGGCCGCGCTCCTGCGCAACTGGGTGGACAGCCTGTGA
- the hisB gene encoding imidazoleglycerol-phosphate dehydratase HisB produces the protein MTDRTARIERATKESKVLVEVDLDGTGRHEVSTGVGFYDHMLSSFSRHSLVDLVVQTDGDVHIDAHHTVEDTAIVLGDALREALGDKRGIRRFGDAMVPLDEALVQAVVDVSGRPYCVHSGEPAGQEFVTIGGSGVGYLGSLTRHVFETLAFHAQIALHVRVMGGRDPHHVVEAQYKAVARALRDAIAVDPREQGVPSTKGTL, from the coding sequence ATGACTGATCGCACCGCCCGCATCGAGCGTGCGACCAAGGAGTCCAAGGTCCTCGTCGAGGTCGACCTCGACGGCACCGGCCGCCACGAGGTGAGCACGGGCGTCGGGTTCTACGACCACATGCTCTCCAGCTTCTCCCGCCACTCCCTGGTGGACCTGGTCGTGCAGACCGACGGCGACGTCCACATCGACGCCCACCACACCGTCGAGGACACCGCGATCGTGCTCGGCGACGCGCTGCGCGAAGCGCTCGGCGACAAGCGGGGCATCCGCCGCTTCGGCGACGCGATGGTCCCCCTCGACGAGGCGCTGGTGCAGGCCGTCGTCGACGTCTCCGGCCGCCCCTACTGCGTGCACTCCGGTGAGCCGGCCGGCCAGGAGTTCGTCACGATCGGCGGCTCCGGGGTCGGCTACCTCGGCTCGCTGACCCGCCACGTCTTCGAGACCCTCGCCTTCCACGCCCAGATCGCCCTGCACGTGCGGGTGATGGGCGGTCGCGACCCGCACCACGTCGTCGAGGCGCAGTACAAGGCCGTCGCCCGCGCCCTGCGCGACGCGATCGCCGTCGACCCGCGTGAGCAGGGTGTGCCCTCGACGAAGGGCACTCTGTGA
- a CDS encoding histidinol-phosphate transaminase, with translation MGLPLREELRGIEPYGAPQLDLPVQLNVNENPYAPSEAVVADVAQAVAEATRRLNRYPDREFVELRAGLAAYLGRDVGGGVAPEQVWAANGSNEVMLHLLQAFGGPGRTALSFAPTYSMYPEYARDTNTRWVVGHRAEDFAIDVDQARALIAQERPSVVLLPSPNNPTGTALPPEHVAALCAATAEAGGVLVVDEAYAEFRRAGTPSALEQLPDNPNLVVTRTMSKAFALAGARLGYLAASTEVCDALRVVRLPYHLSAVTQAVALAALRHTDELLGNVDTLRHERDRTVDWLREQGLTVADSDANFALFGTFADRRAIWDGLVARGVLIRETGPEGWLRVSIGTPDEMAAFRAALLEVLP, from the coding sequence ATGGGTCTGCCCCTCCGCGAGGAGCTCCGGGGCATCGAGCCCTACGGCGCTCCTCAGCTGGACCTGCCCGTCCAGCTCAACGTCAACGAGAACCCCTACGCCCCGTCCGAGGCCGTCGTCGCCGACGTGGCGCAGGCGGTCGCGGAGGCCACCAGGCGGCTCAACCGCTACCCCGACCGGGAGTTCGTCGAGCTCCGCGCGGGCCTCGCGGCCTACCTCGGCCGGGACGTCGGCGGGGGCGTCGCGCCCGAGCAGGTGTGGGCCGCCAACGGCTCCAACGAGGTGATGCTCCACCTGCTGCAGGCCTTCGGCGGTCCGGGTCGCACGGCGCTGTCGTTCGCGCCGACGTACTCGATGTATCCCGAGTACGCCCGCGACACCAACACCCGCTGGGTCGTCGGCCACCGCGCCGAGGACTTCGCGATCGACGTCGACCAGGCGCGGGCCCTCATCGCGCAGGAACGCCCCAGCGTCGTCCTGCTCCCGAGCCCCAACAACCCGACCGGCACCGCCCTGCCCCCCGAGCACGTCGCGGCGCTCTGCGCGGCGACCGCCGAGGCCGGGGGAGTGCTCGTGGTCGACGAGGCCTACGCCGAGTTCCGCCGTGCGGGCACGCCGAGCGCGCTGGAGCAGCTGCCGGACAACCCCAACCTCGTGGTCACCCGCACGATGAGCAAGGCGTTCGCGCTGGCCGGTGCACGGCTCGGCTACCTCGCGGCGAGCACCGAGGTCTGCGACGCGCTGCGCGTCGTACGCCTGCCCTACCACCTGTCCGCGGTCACCCAGGCGGTGGCGCTGGCGGCGCTGCGCCACACCGACGAGCTGCTCGGCAACGTGGACACGCTCCGTCACGAGCGCGACCGCACCGTCGACTGGCTCCGCGAGCAGGGACTGACCGTGGCCGACAGCGACGCCAACTTCGCGCTGTTCGGCACGTTCGCCGACCGTCGCGCGATCTGGGACGGTCTCGTCGCACGCGGCGTGCTGATCCGGGAGACTGGGCCCGAGGGGTGGCTGCGCGTGTCCATCGGCACCCCCGACGAGATGGCGGCGTTCCGAGCCGCCCTGCTGGAGGTTCTGCCATGA
- the hisD gene encoding histidinol dehydrogenase: MIRRIDLRGAAVPGSAPTDYRRVVPRGAADVDGTIEVVRPIVEAVRHRGVEAIAEYTARFDGVEQTDITVPAEALQQALADLDPAVRAALEESVRRLRATCEAELEQDVTVEVAPGGRVTQRLVPVQRVGLYVPGGVAPLVSSVVMNVVPAQVAGVESIALTSSPQKEFGGLPHPTILAACALLGVEEVYAVGGAQAVAMFAHGAGPCRPVDLVTGPGNIYTVTAKRLVKGLVGIDSEAGPTEIAVLADAAADPAFVAADLVSQAEHDPMAASVLVTPSESLAADVEAELDKQVSATKHVERIRTALGGEQSAIILVDDLEQGLAVVDAYAAEHLSIQCADAATWARRVRNGGAIFVGPFAPVSLGDYAAGSNHVLPTGGCACHSSGLSVRSFLKAVHVIEYDEQALRDVAHHVMVLADAEDLPGHGAAVRVRVGDS, from the coding sequence ATGATCCGCCGCATCGACCTCCGGGGCGCCGCTGTGCCGGGGAGCGCCCCGACCGACTACCGCCGGGTGGTGCCGCGCGGCGCCGCCGACGTGGACGGCACCATCGAGGTGGTCCGTCCGATCGTCGAGGCGGTGCGTCACCGGGGGGTCGAGGCGATCGCGGAGTACACCGCCCGGTTCGACGGCGTGGAGCAGACCGACATCACGGTCCCGGCCGAGGCGCTGCAGCAGGCGCTGGCCGACCTCGACCCGGCGGTCCGCGCGGCGCTCGAGGAGTCCGTACGTCGGCTGCGGGCGACCTGCGAGGCCGAGCTCGAGCAGGACGTCACCGTCGAGGTGGCTCCCGGCGGCCGGGTCACGCAGCGGCTGGTGCCCGTGCAGCGCGTGGGGCTCTACGTCCCCGGCGGCGTCGCCCCGCTGGTCAGCAGCGTCGTGATGAACGTCGTGCCCGCCCAGGTCGCCGGCGTGGAGTCGATCGCGCTCACGAGCAGCCCCCAGAAGGAGTTCGGCGGCCTGCCGCACCCCACGATCCTCGCCGCGTGCGCGCTGCTCGGCGTCGAGGAGGTGTACGCCGTCGGCGGCGCCCAGGCGGTCGCGATGTTCGCCCACGGGGCGGGGCCGTGCCGCCCGGTCGACCTGGTCACCGGGCCCGGCAACATCTACACCGTCACCGCCAAGCGGCTGGTCAAGGGCCTGGTCGGCATCGACAGCGAGGCCGGCCCGACCGAGATCGCGGTGCTGGCCGATGCAGCGGCCGACCCGGCCTTCGTCGCCGCCGACCTGGTCAGCCAGGCCGAGCACGACCCGATGGCCGCCTCGGTCCTGGTCACGCCGAGCGAGTCGCTGGCCGCCGACGTCGAGGCCGAGCTGGACAAGCAGGTCAGCGCCACCAAGCACGTCGAGCGCATCCGCACCGCCCTCGGCGGGGAGCAGAGCGCGATCATCCTGGTCGACGACCTCGAGCAGGGGCTCGCCGTCGTCGACGCCTACGCCGCCGAGCACCTGTCGATCCAGTGCGCCGACGCCGCGACCTGGGCTCGCCGGGTGCGCAACGGCGGCGCGATCTTCGTCGGCCCGTTCGCGCCGGTCTCGCTCGGCGACTACGCCGCGGGCTCCAACCACGTGCTGCCCACCGGCGGCTGCGCCTGCCACTCCTCGGGCCTGAGCGTGCGGTCGTTCCTCAAGGCCGTGCACGTCATCGAGTACGACGAGCAGGCGCTGCGCGACGTCGCCCACCACGTGATGGTGCTGGCCGACGCCGAGGACCTGCCCGGCCACGGCGCGGCCGTCCGTGTGCGCGTCGGGGACAGCTGA
- a CDS encoding LON peptidase substrate-binding domain-containing protein, with product MERLLPIFPLGLVAFPGMTLPLHVFEERYRTLVRDLLAVEDPEERVFGVVAIREGYEVGSFEARSMYRTGCLMHLRVAEAYPDGRYDISCVGRGRVRVLETDSDRPYLRAHVALLTTPEETEESLHAETQATLAVFTEYRAAVSELRGDEVMNGSLPADPELMSYALAATCSLPLVDRQHLLEATGTSDRLGLLRRQLRGELRAMRALPSLPATEVARSGWSPN from the coding sequence ATGGAGCGGTTGCTGCCGATCTTCCCGCTGGGCCTGGTGGCCTTCCCCGGGATGACGCTGCCGCTGCACGTGTTCGAGGAGCGCTACCGCACGCTGGTGCGGGACCTGCTGGCGGTCGAGGACCCCGAGGAGCGGGTGTTCGGGGTGGTCGCGATCCGCGAGGGCTACGAGGTGGGCAGCTTCGAGGCCCGGTCGATGTACCGCACCGGCTGCCTGATGCACCTGCGCGTGGCCGAGGCCTACCCCGACGGCCGCTACGACATCTCGTGCGTGGGCCGCGGGCGGGTGCGGGTCCTCGAGACCGACTCCGACCGGCCCTACCTGCGCGCCCACGTGGCGCTGCTGACCACCCCGGAGGAGACCGAGGAGTCGCTGCACGCCGAGACGCAGGCGACGCTGGCGGTCTTCACGGAGTACCGCGCCGCCGTGAGCGAGCTGCGCGGGGACGAGGTGATGAACGGCTCGCTCCCCGCCGACCCCGAGCTGATGTCCTACGCCCTCGCCGCCACGTGCTCGCTGCCCCTGGTGGACCGCCAGCACCTCCTGGAGGCGACGGGTACGTCGGACCGGCTCGGCCTGCTGCGCCGGCAGCTGCGCGGCGAGCTGCGCGCGATGCGGGCACTGCCGTCCCTGCCGGCGACCGAGGTGGCCCGCTCGGGCTGGAGCCCGAACTGA